CAAAcatcaatgaaagaaattaaaaatctaaataaatggggTAAAGTTCATGGATTAGATTTAATATAACTCAATGATTATATTTCCAAACTGATAGATTCAGCACAATCCCTATCAGATTCCTAAATGACTTCTTCGTAGAAATTTGCAAACTAATtgtaaatttataaagaaattaaagggACGCAGACTATgcaaacaatcttgaaaaaaagaacaaagggccaggcacagtggctcatgcctgtaatcaatcgcagcactttgggaggccgaggcaggaggactgcttgaggccagaagttcaagaccagcctgggcaacacagcaagatcctgtctctacaaaaaataaaaattagcggggcatggtggtacacacctgtcatcccagctacttgggaggctgaggcagggggattgctttagcctagaaggttgaggctgcagtgagccatgattatgccactgcactacagtgtGGGTTACAGGGTAAgaaactgtctctaaaaaataaaaagaaggaagaaaagaacaaagtagaaCTCATTCTTTCCAGTTTCAAAACATCGCATAAAGTAatggtaatcaagacagtgtggtacttgCATAACATAGacatagatcaatagaatagaactgaaattcagaaataaaaccatgtgTCTACggtcaactgattttcagcaAGGGTGCTGAGCACATCCAACGGGGGAAAgcacagtcttttcaacaaatggtactggggaAACTTGATAGCCACATACAAAATGATGGAGTGGACCTTATGGTGGTTGAAGTGTGTACTCCGAAAGGTTTGTCTAAGACCTGACCACCAGTACCTGTGAACGTGAACTTATTTAGAAATGGTGTCTTTGTATATGAAATTAAGTTCAGGTTCCCAAGAaaagatcatcctggatttagggtggGACCTAAATCGAATGACTGGTGTCTTAATAAAAGAGAAGGAGATATGACATAAACAGAGAAGAGACACAGgcaagaatgccatgtgaagatgaaggcaaagATTTCAGTGATGTATCTCCAAGCCAATGGAGCAACAACTACCAACAGCTACCAGAAGTTAGGAAAGTATCATGGAATGAACtttcccccagagcctccagaagaaacTAATCCTGCCAACACCTGgatttcaaacttctggcctccagaactgtgacagaatacatgtttgctgttttaagccatcaaATCTTGGCAATGTGTTACACAAGGTCTAAGAAACTAATACAGGCCTTTACttcacactatatacaaaaataagctcAAAATGGAAGAAAGACCTAAATGTTAGTGGTGAAATTACAAAATTCTTGGAGGAAAACCTAGGCGATAAATCTTTAtgaactggccgggtgcggtggctcatgcctataatcccagcactttgggaggccgaggcaggtggatcacaaggtcaggagtttgagaccagcctgaccaacatggtgaaactccgtctctactaaaaatataaaaattagccgggtgtggtggtgcacacctataatcccagctactcagaaggctgaggcaggagaatggcttgaacccaggaggcagaggttgcagtgagccgagatcacgccactccactccagcctgggcaacagagtgagactccgtctcaaatatatatatacacatatacatatatatatatgtgtgtgtgtatatatatatatatatttatgaactCAGGTTGGacaatggattcttagatattATGCCAAAGCACAAACAAAAGATATTAGataatattcagaaaaattagatgtcatcaaaattaaaatatttatgcttcaaaggacactatcaagaaagtgatccacaatatatacatatatcaaaacatcacactgtaccccatatgTGTATTATTTACTAATTAACAGTAAACATTtagatcaaaaaattaaaatagttttaaaaattaagaatttttttaaaagtgaaaaaaacccacaggaaaggagaaaagatttgcaaatcatacatctaaCAAGAGATGTTTCTAGAATATATAACAATCTCCTACAACTTAATCGCAAAACACACATaatcccaattttaaaatgagcaaaggaggccgagcgcagtggctcacgcctgtaatctcagcactttgggaggctgaagtgggtggatcacttgaggtcaggagttcgagatcagcctcaccaacatggtaaaaccctgcctccactaaaaatacaaaaattagctgggtgtggtggcacacacctgtagtcccagctacttgggaggctgggacacaagaatcgcttgaacccaagagacggaggttgcagtgagccaagatcgcaccactccactccagcctggatgacagagcaagactccgtctctaaataaataaataaaaatagaatgagcaaaggatatgaacagtcatttctctaaagaagatatacaaatagccaataagttCATAAAAAAGATGATTGacattattagggaaatgcaatttaaaaccacagtgaaggctgggcatggtggctcacacctgtaattccagcactttgggaggccaaggtgggtggatcgcaaggtcaggagttccagaccagcctggccaacatggtgaaaccccatctctactaaaaatagaaaaaattagctgggcatggtggcaggtacctgtaatcccagctacttgggaggctgaggcaggagaattgcttgaacctgggaggcagaggttgcagtgagccgagaccacaccactgcactccagcctgggcaacagagcgagactctgtctaaaacacacacacgcacacgcacacacacacacacacacacacacacacgagatacCACTTCCCAGCCAAAGAATGGCTAGAATCAAAACATCAGATAATAAGTATTGTTAAGGATATGCAGGAATGAGAACCCTCAGacactgctggcaggaatgtGTAATTATGTAGTCACTTTGGAAGGAGTCAGGCTGTGGCTCAACTGATTAAAAATGGAGATACCATACGACTCACCCATTCTTAGGTATAtgtccaagagaaataaaaatgtgtcacacaaaaatttgtaaatgAACATTCATAGACGCATTATTTGTATTAGCCAAAAGACAGAAACAATCCAGATGTCTATAAactgataaataaacaaatgtgatACATCTATGGAATACagtattatttggccataaaaagcaatgaaatactgatacatgctataatatAAATGACGCTTGGAAAcattaagtgaaagaaactagtcacaaaagaccatatatgattatatttacatatgaattttccaaaataggcaaatccatacaggTAGAACATAGATTAACTCTTGCTTAGGGTTTGGGGTGATGGGGAAGGGGGAATAAGAGAGTAATAGCTATAGGGCATGGGGTTTCTTTTTCAGGCGATgataatattctaaaattgaatgcagtgatggttgcacatattTGGGAATATACTTTAAAACTTTGATTGTatacatactttattttttccagatttattgaagtataattgacaaataaaaattgtacagtGTGACTTTTTATTTGTAcataatatttgcacatatttatggggtacatgtgatattttgatacacacaTAGTATCTAATAATGAAGTTAGGGTAcataggatatccatcacctcaagcatttatttctctgtgttgggaacattacaactcttctagctattttgaaatacacaatatattgttgttaattatagtcaccctactgtgctatcaaacactagaacttattccttctatctgacTGTACGTTCGTACCCATTAACCTACCTCTCTTCATCacccccctcacacacacacacacacacacacacacacacacacacacacacccccttcccagcctctggataCTATCTTTCTGCTGTTTACCTCGATTAGATCAACCTTTTAAAGCTcgcacatgagtgagaacatgcaatatttgtctttctgtgcctggcttatttcatttaatatcagAACCTCCAGTTCTGTCCATGTTAGTGGAAATGACAAGATTCCATTCTTTTTatagctaaatagtattccattgtgtatatatgccatatctttttaatccattcatccattgatggacagttaggttgattccctgtctttgctattgtaaatagtaccaCAGTAAACATGGGGGTGCCAGTATCCCTTTGATGTATCGATTTCCTTacctttggataaatatccagtggtggtattgctggatcacacagatctattttcagttttttaagaaatctccatactgttttccatagtggctgtactaattcacCTTCCCACCAACCGTGTGTAAGAGTTTGTCTTTATATCCTAGCtaccatttttgtctttttaataatagctattctagcTAGGgtaagatggtatcttattgtggtttgctttaaatttccctgataattagtgatgttgagcatctttttcacatacatgttggccatttgtatttcttaagAAATTTCTATTCAGATCCCTTGACCATTTttaaggggatttttttttttttttttttttttttttttttttttttttactgttgaattGTGTTCCTTGTAcactctggatattagtcccctgttggataatttgaaaatattgttcCCATCTACAGTtggtctcttcactctgttgttttctttgctgtgcagatttttagtttaatatagtcccacctgcttacttttttttgttgttgcctatgcttttgatgtcttaaccataaaatctttgcctagaccaatgttctTGAGCATTTCCCCTATATtctcttttagtagtttcatagttttggatctatcatttaagcctttaatccatttttggttgattttttaatatggtaAGAGATATGAGCCTAGCtgcaatcttctgcatatggatatccagttttcccagcaccatttattgaaaagggtgtcctttcttggtgcctttgttgaaagtcagttggctgtaagtacatgaaattatttctgggttctctattctttccattggtctatgtgtctgttttaggCCAATACCATGATGATTTGGTTTCTACTATAACAGTTACAAAGCTATTACTATAGCTTAACTATTGGAtggggctcttttgtggttccatatgaattttttttatttttgagatagggtctcactttgtcacccaggctgcaacaCAGTGGCGCAataccagctcactgcagccttaacctcctgaggttcaagcgatcctcctgcctcagccccctaagtagctgggactacatgcacatgccaccacacccagctaatttttgtaatttttgtagacgTTTCACCAGGAAcaaatagaaaacttgaacagaCCAACAATGAGTAATAagactgaatcagtaattaaaagtgtctcaataaagaaaagcccaggaccagatggctttcCTGTCAAATTCTACCatacatacaaagaaaaattaataccaatacttctcaaaatatttttaaaaaactgaagaggaaggaattattcttaactcattttatgaagcctgcattaccctgataccaaaagcagagaagaatacaaaaaaaaagaaaattacaggccaatctTCCTAgtgaaaatatacacaaaaatcctgaacaaaattttagcaaactgaatccaacaacatatcaaaaatataCCACAATTAattgggattcatcccagggatacaAGAgtggttcaacacacacaaatcaacagacattaacattttttaatcttatttgaAAAGGTGGATAAAACTGAATTTGGAATTGGGAGATTTGTTTTGGGTCCCCACTCTGCCATTTCCAAACTCAGTACTCTATCAGAACTAAGTAACAGGGTGCTTGAGGGCTCAGAAGCTTTTGTCCAGCAGACAAGAAGGAACTGTTATTACACAGCCTTTGACCCTCTAGGGACTCCAGCAACCTCGTACTGAAAGGAGACTCCTTGTCTCCTTCTCTGGGGACCCTTTTGTTCAGAAATAAAACTTTAGTGCTGCAGGTGCCTTGAGGAGACGACATGTGGGTGATCTTTTCTAGAAGGCAGTGGAGTGAAAGTTTTGGGAAAAGTGACAGAAAGAGACACAAATTCTGTACTGGAAGctcactgaaaaccaactaagtaaacaaatattttagtaCCTCAACTGAAATATAAGCATAAACAGAGGTTGACTATGATTGTACCTGGACAAGATGAGTAAAAAGGTAAAGTGGTCTGTTATCAGCTATTTCTGTATTTTGGTCCTGGCTCTGCCTGACACAGTTCTGTCTCCAGCAGTTAACAAATGtcctttctttcaacaaatatctattaagAGGCTAACATGTGCCAGACTCTACAGAACAGGCTTACAGGCATAATGCcacaaaggaacagaaatctaACAGGCTTCAAGATCAGGCCTGTCAAAtaaatgtaccacaatttatatatcatatatatatctagtACACAGGCACCAGAACATAAGATTAAACATGTTAAAGTAATGTTTATCTaagtatcatttttaaaagaaaaataaaacaaaaactggaaacaaccaaatgacatcaacagaatatataattAAGTTGTGGCATATTCATGTCATGGAAATGAACTACAGTGTCACAcatcaacatggatgaatccaaaaataataatgagcAAAAGTAGTCAGTCATATAcagtataattctatttatataaaggcTATAAATAAGCAACTGTTAGGGATACACAGTAAAATCTATAAAAGCTAGGTGACAGTTATACAAAATTCAGGATAGTGGTTGCCTCTGGCTGCGGGGGAGAGAGATATGAATGAGAGCATACGAGGCTCCTGGGATGTAGTAATGTTCCATTTCTCAGTCTGAGCAACGGGCACCTGGACATTTATTATTGTTCttctaaatatacattttcatttgtgtATTGTATATTCTAtttcacattaaaaagaaaaaagaccaaaaaaaaaaaacattaagtgTGACTCAAGATTTAAGCAGACACagtgcaaagaaatgaaaaggtgGATATAATTTGAGGTAGATGATGGATGCAGGTTTGGACAAACTGAGTTCCTGAAACATAGACTTTTATTCTTAGCCATATTAGGTGTGAAATTGCCCTGAGAGCACCAGTTGCTTTTATGCTAGATTTGGAGGGGAAAGAGGGCAGCTGAACTCAGCAATTTGTGTGTCCAGCACTGAAAACCTTCATGGTAAACAATTACTAATAGGTTATATGTTAGGTTACTTTTCAGTCCCACTCAGCTCAAAGGGCTTGTCATTACCCTACTGATTTGCACTTCTAAGTCTTGTGCCTGTTGCATTCTGATGACCCATTTCTATGCAAAACATAGAATCTAAAGCTGAGACATAGCAATAGAGGACCAGAGAACAGACACAGCAACGAAGTTTCCATGAGGCAAATCAGGAGGGTAGGAATGAGATTTTGATGTGCATCCTGGCCAAATTCCAGAACTAGCAAAGAGAGGTCAGTTCCTAATTCCAATCAAAGCAAATTCAGTCATCTTATTTTCACACAGAAGTGGtctacattgatttttaaatctctttaagGGATTAGGGAGCCTCTGAAATGCAAAGGAAACTAAACTGATAGTAATGTAAAATGAACAGTGACCTATCATACCAGCAAACACTGTCAAAAACAGAAAGCTAATGGTGGGACTGGAATCTAGAACACAGAAGTTATATTTATCCAGTGCTACGCTGTGCAACAGGGTAGTCACTTGCCACATGtggcaatttaaatttaaatgaaattcaattaaacattccattccacagctGCACCAGCCACATTTTAAATGCCTCAACAGCCACGTGTAGCAAGGGCTACTGTACTGAGGAGCACAGACACAGAACATTTGTATCAGTGGCTGACCTAGCAGTATCCAGGGTAAAGGGTGTTCTGCTAGTAAAGCAAGGTGGGCATCAGAATTATCACAACTTAAGCATAATATTCTTGAGGGCatctatttccatttatttgcttcTCTGCTTACCAACTCTGAACCCCTGCTTTCCCAACTTTCTGGTATCTGGGAAGAAAATAAACTGActagaaaacacaaatttcattCTGCTTGACAACTGTAATTCtcactaaatttataaatttgttttctgatttattaATGAGTGCCAAAAACATGAGTTTGAGAAAGGCTGAGTTTGATTATCCCCGAGTGGATCCAAGCATTAGGAAGGTCTTGCTTAAGTGGGTGATAGGAAGTGACAAAAAAAAGCTGGAAGAAACATGACAGACTATAATACTCCCTTCCCTAACCTTCCTCCTTTTCACCCTGCTCACTTGGGCCAGGTTAGAATCCGTCCTTTGTAAAGCACCCTGTACCTTTCTATTGTAACCTTTACTACATTATCTGTTTATAGAGTGATCTATGCCATTAGTTGAAAATTATTCAAGGGCAGAGACTTCTCTTTATTCACCTTCAGTAACTAACATAATGCCTAGCATGTAGGAGGCTCTCAAAATTAAGTTTCTCATTCAAATAAATTGCACAGAGCAAGTTACATTTTTAGGGGCTGGCTAGTAGTTATCTGATGAAGGTATGATATTAAAGACCATATACTAAACTATAGCAATCTCATCAAAATAACCTTGGagggctgggagcagggagaATAAGAGAAGTAGATTAGAATAATTCTTTATTCACCACCATTGCCCAACCCCGGTCTTTCCAAGTGGGGAAACTAACATTTATGAAACAACTAATACATACCTACACTTCACAAAAACAACAGTCCTTCCATAAATGCCATCaaatattattgccattttaaagatgaggacacTGAACACTAGAAAGGATATGCAACTTGAACAAATGCAAGTCAACTAAAAATAGTTAAGCTAATTTTCAAGTCCAGAACTATCTATCTGTATCTGATACAAATGGGAATATTCACTGAACCCTGGAGAGAacgagcatttaaaaaaaaaaagggttcacTTAAGAGATATGATTTTATCATAACAGCATTGAAACTTTAATCTCTTATTTTTCCTATTTGACTTCTTAAAAAAGGTGGCATTGCCAAGAATTTTCTTTGATATGGTTTCACAATTGTATTCACCTTCTCTCCATTCTGAGACTTATCCATAAGAATACTCACTTTAATCCGACTTCTACTGCATGGTTGGAAAAGAGGATATGCAATAACTCTTTCAAACTCCTTTATCTCTTTTACTCTCTCATGCTTCTCATATGTAAGTAGCTGGCTCTGGCTTCTTCTGAAGATTCTCTCCTTGAGTCTTTGTTCTGCAAGTTCTCTCCCTCGAATCATGCGTTCCTGGTGATCCTTAGTCTGCATCTGTTCCCTCTCATTTACCTGCTTTCTTCTCTGTGCGTTCTGGATGCCATGCCCTTCTGGcataatttttggtaattttgttTCATTGGGGGGTTGTAGTCCTTGTCTAAATGATTTGTTCTTAAATTCTCCAGCCTTTCCTGTTTGATGTATGTGCCTTTCTATGTGTTTCATCTCTCTCTCAGGTACCAAACAGTACTGTTTTAGTCCTTCTATGCTTTGGGTTGTTTtctcctccatttttttcttgatttcattgCCTGTCTCTTCTTTCATCATTtccactattattttattataataagacTCTGCTTTGGCAAGCCAGTAGTCAAGAGAAACAGCTTGCTCCCTACAGAGTATTTCACACTCCTCCTGATATTTCTGAATTATCAACTGTCTTGCTGCTGTTGTATGCACACCACCTAGATTCTGTCAAAGTGAAGTCAGAAATTTATAATGTGATCATCTTTTTCCTTTGAACACATTTAAACAGGAGCCAAGCCCACCCTCCCAAATGACACCAGGAAAAGCTACATGCTCTTTAGCTTAGTTGTTATTTTATTCCCATCACTCCCAGGTGAGCCTGGGAGCTCTGAAAG
This DNA window, taken from Pan paniscus chromosome 5, NHGRI_mPanPan1-v2.0_pri, whole genome shotgun sequence, encodes the following:
- the LOC103783493 gene encoding putative uncharacterized protein ZNRD1-AS1 isoform X1, whose product is MGIAGPDAAEWVWRGRSCVHQAESCCRFPFALSGLAWGTSSKDPRIAAGQQSPLEKKILNLGGVHTTAARQLIIQKYQEECEILCREQAVSLDYWLAKAESYYNKIIVEMMKEETGNEIKKKMEEKTTQSIEGLKQYCLVPEREMKHIERHIHQTGKAGEFKNKSFRQGLQPPNETKLPKIMPEGHGIQNAQRRKQVNEREQMQTKDHQERMIRGRELAEQRLKERIFRRSQSQLLTYEKHERVKEIKEFERVIAYPLFQPCSRSRIKVSILMDKSQNGEKVNTIVKPYQRKFLAMPPFLRSQIGKIRD